A stretch of DNA from Cryptomeria japonica chromosome 4, Sugi_1.0, whole genome shotgun sequence:
ttctccAGATGTACAAAACACgatcattttttgtatattttttgcttttttacaGCAAGAAGATTTCATGGAATACTATTTTATGTAGAGATTAGTTGCTTCCAATAAGTTCAGAGAAGACTAAGCAAAACACCATCTGATAATGAAATATGGAAGAACTTCGAAATTCTACGGTTTGAAAAGGATGGTATCGGCTACCACcactgataatgaaagaagcattgATCAGAAAAAAATATGTACGGCATTTTCATTTTGAACGCATAAAAACCAAAATGTTTCAGAGCTATCTATCCACTTTCAACTCCAACATAGGAATCCAAGTTGTTGCTCTTAAAACAAAACCATCATACGCAAATGGCATTGGGGATAGTGTGGGAACACGGCTAAACAAATCCATTAAAGTTTTAGGAATACAACCAGATTATGCTTGTCTCTTACAGAGATGTCTCATCAAAAAATCCATGTCAGAAGCCAAACTAGTCCATGCACACATGATTTCTAATGGAATTAGTCCACATATTTCGTGGAGCAACAAGCTTATGTCTATCTATGCCAAGTTTGGCAGTCTGGTAGATGCACGCcaagtgtttgataaaatgtcGGAACGAAGTGACGTTTCATGGACTATAATGATTGCAGCCTATGCCAGGTATGGGTTTTGTGAGGATGCTCTGAAACTCTATTACGAAATGCAGAGGGTAGGCTTTCAATTGAACGAGTTTACATTTGCCTCTGTTCTGCCCGTGTTTGCAAATTTGGGAGATCTCCAGCAGGGAAAGGATGCCCACGAGGAAATAATAAGAAGTGGACTTGAGTTAAATATTTTTGTTGGGAGTGCTCTTGTAGATATGTATGTTAAATGCAGGAGTTTGCGTGATGCTCGCGATGTATTTGATAAAATGCCTGTACGAAATGTGGTTTCTTGGACTGCAATTATTGCGGGATATGTGCAGATTGAACGTTTTGATGAAGCCTTACGCCTTTTTCATCAAATGCAATCTTCCGGGATATGTTTAGACCCTGGTGTTTTTGCTGTTGTTCTCCCAGCATGTGCGAATTTGGCGGCTTTGCAACCAGGTAGGATGCTTCATGAGTACATAATCAGAAATGGATTTCAATTTGATGTCTTTGTGGGGAGTGCTCTTGTAGACATGTATGCTAAATGTGGAACGATAGAGGATGCATGGAAAGTGTTTGAGAAAATGTCTAGGCAGGACGTTGTGtcttggactgcaatgattgtagGGTATGCTATGCATGGTTATAGTAAGGAGGCACTACGACTCTTTGAACAAATGGAAATATTAGGCATGAAGCCAAACCATGTAACATTTGTTGGTGTGTTGTCTGCATGCTGCCATTCAGGTCTAGTGGATGTTGGCTCTCATTACTTTTATAACATGAGTCTAAAATATAATCTTGTCCCCAGAGTGGATCACTATTGCTGCATGGTGGACCTTCTTGGCCGTGCCGGGTACTTGGATGAGGCAGAAGACTTAATCAACAAAATGCCCATGAAACCTGTAGCTGTTTGGAGGTCCTTGCTCAGCGCTTGTAGGTTACATGGCAATATAAAGCTAGGAGAACGGGCGGCAGAACAACTGATTAATTTGGAATCCGAGAATGCTGCAAACTATGTTCTTCTGTCAAACATTTATGCTGCCACAGGGAAGTGGGATGGCATACGAAAGGTGAGAAAGATGGTGAAAGACAATAAGGTAAAAAAGAATCCCGGGTGCAGCTGGATTGAGTTGAATAACAAGGTGCATGCTTTCCTTGTTGATGTCAAATCACCCCCACAAATGCAGAGGAAATCTGTTCCAAGTTAGAAAGGCTGTCCAGACAGGTGAAGAAAGCTGGTTATGTGTACAACAtaaatgttgtagtggatgatgcAGGGAAGTAGAAGGAACATATTCTCTGCTATACCATCGACAAGTTGGCTATTGACTTAACACTTAAATACCTCCAGGTATGGCATTTCCAACTGTCAAGAATTTTGAATATGAAGTTACTGTCTCGCTGTTACCTCTGAGATTGGTAAACATGGAATCCTTGAAAGGGAGTGCCAAGAGTTTCATTGCATCAACAATGGCTTCTCTTCTTTTCTTGGGCAGATTGTTGGCGAATCCTAGAGAAAACAACAGTAAACATAAACCTGTGTAGTGACAAGCTTTCTACAAATCCACGCTTGAGCTGGCTGCCTCCTAGGTATGGCCTCTTGCCATTTCTGATTACTTACAAAGTAGTGATACTCAGCGGCCATACCATTAGTTCTTTATTTGTTATGTATGTACAAGATCCATCACTCTCATATTTGTTACAAGCATCTCCGAATTGTCTATACAGGTTCAGAATACACCTCTGATCGTACTTATCGATTAATTGAAAATGAAACTTGAATTTGGGATAATTTTTGAACTAAAAACTTGCCGATTGGAGTAGAAAACAGTCTGCGGCAAAAAGTTAAAAACTCTTTATTTTCCACTCTCACTCTTCTAGCTCTCACTCCTAAGCATTAATAGCATTCCTCTCAATTTAAGGTGATTCGAACAGAAATTTAGTGATTTTGAGTTGAATGGACAAGATTTATGGCAACGTTTGAGAGGTATGTcgctagtagttttttttttccaAAGTTTGATCTTAGTTTTCCTTCACACTTTAGGTTTCATTATTCAGCAATTTAAAAAATTCTAAGCTATTTGTTATGGTTTAATTGGgttatcttttaaatttttttaggtTTCATTATTCAGCAATTTAAAAAATTCTAAGCTATTTGTTATGGTTTAATTGGgttatcttttaaatttttttaggtTTCATTATTCAGCAATTTAAAAAATTCTAAGCTATTTGTTATGGTTTAATTGGgttatcttttaaatttttttatgatagGGTTTAAAATTACAAAATTTAGTTTTCAGCTTGAGACATGGCATTAGTAAGTAGAGTTGGAAGTATGACATTCAAAGGAAACATAAAATTGGTTGTTTGTAATTATTATTGATAGAAGATAATAGAAGGCATCGACTACTCCATATGTCATTTTGTTAGGATTTTTAGAAGAAATGTTCTCCATATGTCATCTTATTAGGATCTTTAGAAGAAATGTTTAAATTTATGATAAAGTGAAGCCTTAGGTTATTCAAGAAGCTAATGCTCTCTTCACTTCATATGAAAGGAAATTTAAAAGGATTGTTTTGGCATTGAGAATTGTAATGGGTTCTTCTCCTAAAAATGCTAGTGAGCTCTTGTAGTGGCCCATGGATGCAAGACTCTTTTATCTCAAGTAGTTCTAGTTGGCTATCTATATCACATTCAAATATTCACGATGTCTTTGTTCCACATGGGTGAACTTACAATAGTCAGTCTCACTTGTGAGACATCATTTTTTTGAACTCagatggttgtgaaaatgaaaaATACTTTCAATCAAACGTGTTTCTTTGAACTAAGGTACCTTTGTTTGAAGGTACATCAAAAAGTACCTTCACTCGAAAGTTTAAAATGTAAGAAACTTCCAAACGAAGGTAATTCTCAAAAATGGAAAAAAGGGAACTTCGATTGTGGGTCCTTTTCTATGGACTTTTATATAAATTACCATAAGAGGAATAAAAATGGACCTTTGTTGTAGGTCCTTTTTAACCCATTTACCATTAAAGGAATAAAAATGGATTGTAGGCTCTTTTTTattccttttatggaaattagtatAAAAGGAATAAAAAGAGACCTTCAAACAaaggtccattttttttttcatttttttgatattACTTTCATTCGAAGGTAAGGTTTTATTATTTTCTAAGTAAGAATGACATACTTTCAAATGAAGGTCCTTGAATACCTTGGAAGGACCTTTGAATGAAGATCCTAAAAGCGACCTTATGACCTTAGACCTTAAATTTTCCTCAAAATATTCTATTTCTAACCTTGAGTTGGAGCAAAAAATGGAACAAATATATAAAGATAATTTGTAGGATTGTAGCACTAGAAATAAGCTTTCCAATAAGTATAatattgaatatatttaatttaattattatatttattttgtatttttagtGAAGATGAATTTTCGTCGCAATTGTGGTCTCTATTGCACACATAGTGTAATagtaaaatagattttttttttttgaaaataattatCCTTCACATATTAATgttatttgtagacacctaaaaatggtcaacgcttgcggaatcgtactttaacatttatgcattgccttattttagggttttttgcgtcgcattaacatttctcctatgtcacgcatttggtctttatcatttgcgagcatcgagtccttcttctgcattcttcagttgtctcgctttcgaatttggtcttgtcgacaataatcttcagtcatgattttggtcaatcttatcctgtcgcatcaatgtgcgtgctaatttgtcatcattttggacatcgtcaatcctaattagggttttgtcctcttgtcaatcttgtcattttgcgatcgatttgtcatcgatcattatcattttcaatcttgtcgttttgcgttatcattttcaatcttgtcattttgcgatcaatttgtcaccgatcgtcgtccttctcaattgtgtcaatttcgatcaattagtcattgttcctcatcaattggcgcatttatcaatcaaatcatttatcacattgatcatttatcaattcaaaatcatgatcgaatcaacatcaaatcaactttatatcaagacctaattgtcatccttgcatttctaatttatcttctagggttttatgatttatttatttaaccttgtttgtcattttctctccattttctccctctaggttaaataatttatttatttatcctaggtcttcgtgtcacaattaaatgtttaatttaattggctaactaattattcctctttttgtgaattaattaataaatgacaaattattaattgattacctaatttcctaatttttcatcaatttctaaattctctctttgagaattaattaataaatgagaaattattaattaatttactaaatttctaatttcttcatttctaattttctaatttcctaattttcctatttttcctaaattcctaatttccacctattttctaatttgtcaaatttaatttccacctaattaatttctctctagttctccctatttttgtgcttcagtggaagcatgaatttctcatgcgtcatacttttggaatagcaagatgtcataagcttctagtcctctaacctttgcattggcaatatgtcataactcatgacatagaaggtgtcataaccttcttctttcaactcaattttcccattttgaaatcaattgcctctaatgtcaatttaatgctaatcttgtcttttctccaatttatctataaattggatgaatttcttcaatccccatctaataatcacttgtttgaattactttgtcgaatcaatcaccttcgagtattcttgagcaatcatcttgtctacttgctttcatatcatgatcatgcacttgtaggtgagatccacaacaaagctatttgaagaagaaagaaggacaatggagatttctggaggagacattcacatttgcgttggtttgcatttgcatttgaatgtttttaggatttatcattgcatttgagctttcgtgattgagctaatgattagtattttgatttgcttgtgatgatttccgatttcctagctacattattatttcaacaaaaaaaaatgttagttCGAATTAATACAAAAACGTAATATAATATTAAGTCAACCTATGTTTGAATCATAGCCAATCTCAGTTCAAAAagttataaaaattaaataatgcaATAGAAAATCATGTAAACTTATTTGTGCCATAGATATTTGTGTTATGAATCTATGTTAACATTTATAATTTTATCCTTTGTACAAATAAAGTTATGTTATACTACATAAACACCACCCTTATAGAAACTCTATTAACTATTAAAAATCATGTTATTAAAAGTTAAGTAAAAAACTCTcaaattatttctttatttttagaaaaatataaattaataatatataaacaaaatctcaaaaatcatgagttcacatcatcttcaaattcttaatggtttagttgcTATAAGTGTTAAatgtgaaaatttggtgaaaaatgtTAATATCTATGTTCTAGTTTGACCAAAAGGTGGGTCACAATATTGTGAAATCACCCATCGCGTAATTCTCCTAGTGCCAAACCTTTCCTTGAAGGTATCATATAGAACCAAGAGAAGCAAAAAGTGGTAAGGTTGGCAATCATTAATTTTGATACTTTAACACTCTTGTACATTGCAAGAAACCCTTGTGGGAGCTAGTTGTCACTGTATTTATATTAACATGAAAAAGGTTTAGGTTGCTAACTATGAGAGTATGAAAATGTgaatcaaaacaacataaaacaatgcaatacaaaatccaaaatccaCATTCTAGCTCACTCAATAAAGCCTAAGATCTATGGATAAATTAAATGATACACAATAATACCACAACAAAGACCTCAGATTGCTTCATTGTTGATAAACACTTGAATTCTTGATGTATATTGCTTTTAGATTTTTAGCATAACTTTTGATATCAACATGATAAAAGGAACACTTGATGCTTGATAGATGTTTGATATATGCTTGATAGTGATAGTGCTAGCTCATGCGATTTGCATAGGAGATTTTTATCATAAGAGTGCTAGGACATGGAATTGCTCTTGATAATGTTCTTGAAAGTTGTAGGGAGGAAAATGAATGAGTGAAGGTCTTATCTATATGTCTCACTTGACATTTGATCAATGACATAGATTAGTTAGAAGGAttaatttaaatgagaaaattTGAGAGAGGGTAGGACTTATAGTTGCACATGGATTGATGAGGTGGAAGGATTAAGAGGGTGTAAATGCATAGAGAAAATACATAAaacatttatttcatttatttgagGTGAGAAACTAAACAAATTATTTAACTTTAAAGGAAgtgttaactaattaaataattataaaaaaatatttaattacaggagaaaatcaataaaataataaaacgtTGGAGGAAAAAgtgattaaattaaataataataattatttaatttataatagaGAAAAAATTagcttatttaaataataataatttaattaagtaTGAATAGAAGGAAAATGATGAAGGGAtaatgaaatgaaaatgcattagctaattttagatgtctacattttgcccctctttgagacaatgtgttttataacattattaaaaaaatgataCTGCTGATATTCCTTGGTGATAGGATAGAGGTTGAATGgatgccctctcgagagattgaCGAAAAAAAAGTTTTGGGTCAATCTCATGACATGGTCACAAGGTAGAGGGAAAGGTACATATTAGGGT
This window harbors:
- the LOC131070084 gene encoding pentatricopeptide repeat-containing protein At2g03880, mitochondrial encodes the protein MKEALIRKKYVRHFHFERIKTKMFQSYLSTFNSNIGIQVVALKTKPSYANGIGDSVGTRLNKSIKVLGIQPDYACLLQRCLIKKSMSEAKLVHAHMISNGISPHISWSNKLMSIYAKFGSLVDARQVFDKMSERSDVSWTIMIAAYARYGFCEDALKLYYEMQRVGFQLNEFTFASVLPVFANLGDLQQGKDAHEEIIRSGLELNIFVGSALVDMYVKCRSLRDARDVFDKMPVRNVVSWTAIIAGYVQIERFDEALRLFHQMQSSGICLDPGVFAVVLPACANLAALQPGRMLHEYIIRNGFQFDVFVGSALVDMYAKCGTIEDAWKVFEKMSRQDVVSWTAMIVGYAMHGYSKEALRLFEQMEILGMKPNHVTFVGVLSACCHSGLVDVGSHYFYNMSLKYNLVPRVDHYCCMVDLLGRAGYLDEAEDLINKMPMKPVAVWRSLLSACRLHGNIKLGERAAEQLINLESENAANYVLLSNIYAATGKWDGIRKVRKMVKDNKVKKNPGCSWIELNNKVHAFLVDVKSPPQMQRKSVPS